The Williamsia sp. DF01-3 genome has a window encoding:
- a CDS encoding acyl-CoA dehydrogenase family protein, which translates to MSSKSPLGQDGGEGEDFRQEVQSWLASAPRPDGLRAYGGTPDAADVEPGRQWHRTLAEAGYACLHWPTEFGGRAATAMEQAIFAEEAAKAGVPTQLGMVGPNLAGPVIMQFGTAEQKAKYLPPIISGEHLWCQLFSEPGAGSDLASVRTRVRPLDDGWVVDGQKVWTSAAKAAQFGLLLARTGDERYKGLTAFIVPMDLPGILVRPLEQMDGEKKFNEVFLSDVELGPEHLLGEVGEGWRVATATLGRERLSLGSQAVGMFAALDDLIDAATDKGRLDDVLADKIVGLWSRVWILRATWLRAISTGDGANSPTMSVLKLMASEVHRDLGDVATDVLGMDSTVDPELSPIVHRMLVGRAQTILGGTSEIQRNILSERVLGLPREPAR; encoded by the coding sequence ATGAGTTCGAAGTCGCCGCTGGGTCAGGACGGCGGAGAAGGCGAGGACTTTCGGCAGGAGGTGCAGTCCTGGCTCGCCTCGGCTCCGCGCCCCGACGGTTTGCGGGCATACGGGGGAACCCCGGACGCTGCCGACGTCGAACCGGGTCGGCAGTGGCATCGGACCCTCGCCGAAGCGGGTTATGCCTGCCTGCATTGGCCCACCGAGTTCGGGGGGCGTGCGGCCACGGCAATGGAACAGGCCATCTTCGCCGAGGAAGCCGCGAAAGCGGGTGTGCCAACACAACTCGGGATGGTCGGGCCAAACCTCGCCGGTCCGGTGATCATGCAGTTCGGCACGGCGGAACAGAAGGCGAAATACCTGCCGCCCATCATCTCCGGCGAGCATCTGTGGTGCCAGCTGTTCTCCGAGCCGGGAGCCGGGTCCGACCTCGCCTCGGTCAGGACACGGGTACGTCCCCTCGATGACGGCTGGGTCGTCGACGGTCAGAAGGTCTGGACCAGTGCCGCCAAGGCCGCGCAGTTCGGCTTGCTGCTCGCGCGTACCGGCGACGAGCGCTACAAGGGCCTCACCGCGTTCATCGTCCCGATGGACCTTCCCGGCATCTTGGTGCGGCCACTCGAACAGATGGACGGCGAGAAGAAGTTCAACGAAGTCTTCTTGTCGGACGTGGAGCTCGGTCCGGAACATCTTCTCGGGGAGGTCGGCGAAGGTTGGCGCGTCGCCACCGCAACCCTCGGCCGGGAGCGGCTGAGTCTGGGGTCGCAGGCTGTCGGCATGTTCGCCGCTCTAGACGACCTGATCGACGCAGCGACCGACAAGGGCCGACTCGACGACGTCTTGGCGGACAAGATCGTCGGGCTGTGGAGTCGTGTCTGGATTCTGCGTGCCACCTGGCTGCGGGCGATCTCCACCGGCGACGGAGCGAACTCACCGACGATGTCGGTTCTGAAACTGATGGCGTCCGAAGTCCATCGCGACCTCGGCGATGTGGCGACCGACGTTCTCGGCATGGATTCGACGGTCGACCCGGAATTGTCACCGATCGTTCATCGGATGCTGGTCGGGCGGGCGCAGACCATCCTGGGCGGAACCAGCGAGATCCAGCGAAACATATTGTCGGAGCGAGTACTAGGGCTGCCCCGAGAGCCCGCACGGTGA